A genomic window from Thermococcus nautili includes:
- the radA gene encoding DNA repair and recombination protein RadA → MAKKKVEEVKELEEFEELEIAESSPSSSSKKKEKEIKTLEDLPGVGPATAEKLREAGYDSIEAIAVASPLELKEIAGISEGAALKIIQAAREAANIGTFMRADEYMEKRKTIGRISTGSKALDKLLGGGIETQAITEVFGEFGSGKTQLAHTLAVMVQKPPEEGGLGGSVIWIDTENTFRPERIRQIAEARGLDPDETLKNIYVARAFNSNHQMLLVEKAEEIIKEKASTDRPVKLLVVDSLMAHFRSEYVGRGTLAERQQKLAKHLSDLHRLADLYDIAVFVTNQVQAKPDAFFGDPTRPVGGHILAHSATLRIYLRKGKAGKRVARLIDSPHLPEGEAVFRITEKGVED, encoded by the coding sequence ATGGCGAAGAAGAAGGTTGAAGAGGTTAAAGAGCTTGAGGAGTTTGAGGAGCTTGAAATAGCCGAAAGCTCACCGTCATCGTCCTCAAAAAAGAAGGAAAAAGAAATCAAGACCCTTGAAGATTTGCCTGGCGTTGGTCCTGCCACCGCTGAGAAGCTTCGCGAGGCCGGCTACGACAGTATTGAGGCTATAGCAGTCGCTTCACCGCTCGAGCTCAAGGAGATAGCTGGAATAAGCGAGGGTGCCGCGCTCAAGATAATCCAGGCCGCTAGGGAAGCCGCGAACATCGGAACCTTCATGCGCGCCGACGAGTACATGGAGAAGCGGAAGACCATAGGCAGGATTTCCACTGGAAGCAAAGCCCTCGACAAGCTCCTCGGAGGGGGAATAGAGACGCAGGCCATAACCGAGGTCTTCGGTGAGTTCGGTTCCGGAAAGACCCAGCTCGCGCATACCCTTGCCGTCATGGTCCAGAAACCGCCGGAGGAAGGTGGCCTCGGCGGTTCGGTGATATGGATTGACACCGAGAACACCTTCAGGCCCGAGAGGATAAGGCAGATAGCTGAGGCTCGCGGTTTGGACCCCGACGAGACGCTCAAGAACATCTACGTTGCGCGCGCCTTCAACAGCAACCACCAGATGCTTCTCGTCGAGAAGGCCGAGGAGATAATCAAGGAGAAGGCCTCAACCGACAGGCCTGTCAAGCTCCTCGTCGTTGACTCGCTCATGGCCCACTTCAGGAGCGAGTACGTCGGAAGGGGAACCCTCGCCGAGAGACAGCAGAAGCTGGCGAAGCACCTCTCCGACTTACACCGCTTGGCAGACCTCTACGACATAGCGGTCTTCGTGACGAACCAGGTGCAGGCGAAACCGGATGCCTTCTTCGGAGACCCGACGAGGCCCGTCGGTGGCCACATCTTGGCCCACAGCGCGACGCTCAGAATCTACCTCAGGAAGGGCAAGGCCGGAAAGCGAGTCGCAAGGCTCATAGACAGCCCGCACCTGCCCGAGGGCGAGGCCGTCTTCAGGATTACAGAGAAGGGAGTTGAGGACTGA
- a CDS encoding potassium channel family protein, producing the protein MLPVTVVRRLLRVRVKVSRNRLIQITLAVLLLAIAFATAFAYFEGVDFFTAFYWAVITMATIGYGDVTPNTEAGRIVAMVASVAGISTFTALVSLLAENFISSSLRRMMGMHRVNYTNHYLVIGQGSSVSTCVNELIGAIERGELRLAPIVVVFPSEEERKKVELPEEIEVLIGDPTNRETLERARVEKASHVILALEDDSKAVFVTLMVKRMSNAKVLVEVLSEESVELLKGAGADRVIVSRSLAGRLLASSVFEPEVVDVIDDITSSVKGYDVTVMDGRDFWGRPYMEALRELKETKNLFLLGYYRDGPVLNPPLDEPIPEGAKLIVLRGSISTGKS; encoded by the coding sequence ATGCTACCCGTAACCGTCGTGAGGCGACTGCTCCGCGTGAGGGTCAAGGTGAGCAGAAACCGGTTAATCCAGATAACCCTCGCGGTTCTGCTCTTGGCAATAGCGTTTGCAACGGCTTTTGCTTACTTCGAGGGCGTTGACTTCTTCACAGCCTTCTACTGGGCCGTCATAACGATGGCGACCATAGGCTACGGCGACGTTACGCCAAATACCGAGGCGGGGAGAATCGTTGCAATGGTTGCCTCCGTGGCCGGAATCTCGACTTTCACTGCCCTCGTTTCCCTTCTGGCCGAGAACTTTATTTCCTCGTCCCTCAGGAGGATGATGGGCATGCACCGGGTTAACTACACCAACCACTACCTGGTAATCGGGCAGGGGAGTAGCGTTTCAACCTGCGTTAACGAACTTATCGGCGCAATTGAGCGCGGTGAGCTGAGGCTGGCCCCGATTGTCGTGGTCTTCCCCAGCGAGGAGGAGCGCAAGAAGGTTGAGCTTCCAGAGGAAATAGAGGTCCTCATAGGGGACCCCACCAACAGGGAGACCCTTGAGAGGGCTCGCGTTGAAAAGGCTTCCCACGTTATCTTAGCCCTCGAAGACGACTCAAAGGCCGTCTTCGTTACCCTCATGGTGAAGAGGATGTCAAATGCAAAGGTTCTCGTCGAGGTTCTGAGCGAGGAGAGCGTTGAGCTCCTGAAGGGGGCCGGTGCTGATAGGGTCATCGTGAGCAGAAGCCTGGCGGGAAGGCTCCTCGCGAGTTCCGTCTTCGAGCCCGAGGTGGTTGACGTTATAGATGACATAACGAGCTCGGTTAAGGGCTACGACGTCACCGTGATGGACGGGCGGGACTTCTGGGGCAGGCCGTACATGGAGGCCCTCCGCGAGCTCAAGGAGACGAAGAACCTGTTTCTCCTGGGTTACTATCGTGATGGTCCGGTTCTCAATCCTCCGCTCGACGAACCGATTCCCGAGGGTGCTAAACTGATAGTTCTGAGGGGCTCCATTTCCACTGGAAAATCCTGA
- a CDS encoding cytochrome c-type biogenesis protein, whose translation MEIRDVVLDWLRSGKDDANDIVDLPWEVKQLEPNLYVAEHPKMPFTLLLSFGEGFIRLLAPMGLETFSMTKDEKLKVYHALLRLNAEINLMKFILMGMNDDVYLAVDLDTSNLGKAEFNDALSALLVGLLSAVSALNLEEEFEALLKERVLAMVYERLRKGASREELLDFLVSRVGMPRNEALTLLAEVLPEEQDRGYL comes from the coding sequence GTGGAGATTAGGGATGTTGTTCTCGACTGGTTGCGCTCCGGCAAGGACGATGCCAACGACATCGTCGACCTGCCCTGGGAAGTTAAGCAACTTGAACCGAACCTCTACGTCGCGGAGCACCCCAAGATGCCCTTCACACTGCTTCTCTCGTTCGGAGAAGGCTTCATACGACTGCTGGCCCCTATGGGTCTTGAAACGTTCTCCATGACCAAGGATGAAAAGCTCAAGGTTTACCATGCGCTCCTTCGGCTGAACGCTGAAATCAACCTGATGAAGTTCATCCTCATGGGCATGAACGACGACGTTTACCTGGCGGTTGACCTGGATACCTCCAACCTCGGTAAAGCGGAGTTCAACGACGCACTCTCGGCCCTTCTCGTTGGTCTGCTCTCAGCCGTTTCGGCGCTCAACCTCGAGGAGGAGTTTGAGGCCCTGCTAAAGGAGCGCGTGCTTGCGATGGTCTACGAGAGGCTTCGCAAGGGTGCAAGCAGAGAGGAGCTTCTTGACTTTCTGGTTTCCCGTGTGGGGATGCCCAGAAACGAGGCTTTGACACTTCTCGCCGAGGTTCTTCCTGAAGAGCAGGATAGGGGCTACCTTTAG
- a CDS encoding ORC1-type DNA replication protein, whose product MGDRDDYLTSIFEKYLHAKKIFKNKEVLRHSYTPKELPHRHEQIDELAHILVPVLRGETPSNVFVYGKTGTGKTVTVKFVTEELKKISEKYNIPVEVIYINCEIVDTHYRVLARIVNHFKAESGVEVPLVGWPTDEVYVKLKEVIDAKERFVIIVLDEIDKLIKKSGDDILYSLTRINTELSRAKVSIIGISNDLKFKEYLDARVLSSLSEEEVVFPPYDANQLRDILMQRAKEAFYEGVLDDAVVPLCAALAAREHGDARRALDLLRVAGEIAEREGASKVTERHVWKAQEKIEQDTMEEVIKTLPLHSKVLLYAIVMLDENGELPANTGDVYSVYKSLCDHLDVEPLTQRRVSDLINELDMLGIINAKVVSKGRYGRTKEIRLNVTPYMVKNIYRHDEQVRSLLTLTLSKQRRLF is encoded by the coding sequence ATGGGGGACAGGGACGACTACCTGACGTCGATATTCGAGAAGTACCTCCACGCCAAGAAGATTTTCAAGAACAAGGAAGTTCTGAGGCACAGCTACACGCCAAAAGAACTCCCTCACAGGCACGAGCAGATTGACGAGCTGGCTCATATTCTCGTTCCGGTTTTAAGAGGTGAAACGCCCTCGAACGTCTTCGTCTACGGCAAGACAGGAACCGGTAAAACCGTGACGGTGAAGTTCGTAACCGAGGAGCTCAAGAAGATATCCGAGAAGTACAACATTCCCGTCGAGGTTATCTACATCAACTGCGAGATAGTCGACACCCACTACCGCGTTCTCGCGAGGATAGTCAACCACTTCAAGGCTGAAAGTGGTGTGGAGGTTCCCCTCGTCGGCTGGCCGACCGATGAGGTTTACGTCAAGCTAAAGGAAGTTATAGATGCGAAGGAGCGCTTTGTAATCATCGTTCTGGACGAGATAGACAAGCTCATCAAGAAGAGCGGGGACGACATACTCTACTCCCTCACGAGGATAAACACCGAGCTCTCGAGGGCGAAGGTCAGCATAATCGGCATCTCAAACGACCTCAAGTTCAAAGAGTATCTCGACGCCCGCGTTCTGTCAAGCTTGAGCGAGGAGGAAGTTGTTTTCCCGCCCTACGACGCCAACCAGCTCCGGGACATTCTCATGCAACGCGCAAAGGAGGCCTTCTACGAGGGCGTTCTCGACGATGCGGTAGTGCCACTCTGTGCCGCTTTGGCAGCGAGAGAACACGGCGACGCGAGGAGGGCTCTGGATTTGCTCCGCGTCGCTGGTGAAATAGCAGAGCGCGAGGGGGCGAGCAAAGTAACTGAAAGGCACGTCTGGAAGGCGCAGGAGAAGATTGAGCAGGACACGATGGAGGAAGTCATAAAGACCCTCCCGCTCCACTCGAAGGTTCTCCTCTACGCGATAGTCATGCTCGACGAGAACGGTGAGTTGCCAGCCAACACCGGCGACGTTTACTCCGTCTACAAGTCCCTCTGCGACCACCTCGACGTCGAGCCCCTTACCCAGAGGCGCGTGAGCGACCTAATCAACGAGCTCGACATGCTCGGCATAATCAACGCCAAGGTCGTGAGCAAGGGCCGCTACGGCAGAACAAAGGAGATAAGGCTAAACGTCACACCCTACATGGTGAAGAACATCTACCGCCACGACGAGCAGGTTAGGAGCCTGCTCACGCTCACCCTCTCCAAGCAGAGGAGGTTGTTCTGA